One Ananas comosus cultivar F153 linkage group 1, ASM154086v1, whole genome shotgun sequence DNA window includes the following coding sequences:
- the LOC109707681 gene encoding amino acid permease 8-like, with protein MERVEKMEMVEDDGRIRTGTLWTATTHAITAVIGSGVLALPWSVAQMGWIIGPLALIACAYVTYYTAILLTDCYRTPDPVHGRRNYTYMDVVRSCLGPRDVVICGLAQYAMLWGTMIGYTITTATSIMAVVRTNCFHYNGRDASCGASGTLYMVLFGLVEIVLSQFPNLEKITLLSVIAAVMSFTYSFIGLFLSIAKFASHHSVRGTLLGVKIGVDGVSASTKTWHSLQALGNIAFAYTYAMLLIEIQDTLKSPPPENQTMKRASMYGIGVTTIFYVSLGCLGYAAFGNDAPGNVLTGFYEPFWLVDIANIAVLIHLVGAYQVYGQPIFAKYEEWLAKKWPDSAFFHNEYKLKLPFSKGRAYRFTMCKLVFRTAFVVITTLISLMLPFFNAILGLLGSIAFWPLTVYYPVTIYMTQAKIKRGERKWLVLQGLNAVALVVSVLAAVGSVADIAQRLKHVTIFKTEL; from the exons GAACCTTATGGACCGCGACGACGCATGCTATAACTGCGGTAATAGGATCCGGAGTACTTGCACTTCCATGGAGTGTAGCTCAGATGGGCTGGATCATCGGCCCGTTGGCCCTCATCGCCTGCGCCTACGTTACATACTACACTGCCATTCTGCTAACCGATTGCTACCGAACCCCTGACCCGGTTCATGGCAGAAGGAACTACACTTACATGGATGTCGTGCGGTCATGTCTCG GGCCTAGAGATGTGGTTATATGTGGCCTTGCTCAGTATGCAATGTTGTGGGGGACCATGATTGGGTATACAATCACCACCGCGACGAGCATCAT GGCGGTTGTGCGCACCAACTGCTTCCACTACAACGGCCGCGATGCGAGCTGCGGTGCGTCGGGAACCTTATACATGGTCCTGTTCGGACTAGTGGAGATTGTGCTGTCACAGTTTCCGAACTTGGAGAAGATCACACTGCTGTCGGTAATAGCTGCGGTGATGTCGTTTACCTACTCATTCATCGGATTGTTCTTGAGCATAGCCAAGTTTGCTTCACACCATTCGGTCCGAGGGACTCTTTTGGGGGTTAAGATCGGTGTCGACGGTGTCTCTGCGTCGACCAAGACGTGGCACTCTTTGCAAGCTCTCGGAAATATAGCCTTCGCGTACACGTACGCCATGCTTCTGATCGAAATTCAG GATACACTCAAATCACCTCCACCAGAGAACCAAACAATGAAGAGAGCAAGCATGTATGGAATTGGGGTGACGACGATCTTCTACGTATCGCTCGGGTGCCTTGGGTACGCGGCCTTTGGAAACGATGCACCAGGGAACGTCCTCACTGGATTCTACGAGCCTTTTTGGCTTGTCGACATAGCCAACATCGCCGTTTTGATTCATTTAGTCGGCGCGTATCAG GTTTATGGCCAACCGATCTTCGCCAAGTACGAAGAATGGCTCGCGAAGAAGTGGCCCGATTCGGCCTTCTTCCACAATGAGTACAAGCTCAAGCTACCTTTCTCGAAGGGTCGGGCCTACCGGTTCACAATGTGCAAGCTCGTCTTCCGCACGGCCTTCGTCGTGATAACTACACTGATATCTCTAATGCTCCCTTTCTTCAATGCTATACTTGGATTGCTCGGCTCGATCGCCTTCTGGCCGCTAACTGTGTACTACCCCGTGACGATATACATGACGCAAGCGAAGATCAAGCGCGGGGAAAGAAAGTGGCTTGTGCTGCAGGGCTTGAATGCTGTCGCGCTCGTCGTTTCGGTGCTGGCGGCGGTCGGATCCGTCGCGGATATTGCTCAAAGACTCAAGCATGTCACAATCTTTAAGACTGAGTTGTAG
- the LOC109714708 gene encoding amino acid permease 2-like gives MEHAVDDGRIRTGTVWSATAHVITALVGSGILTLPWSFAQLGWILGPLILILFAVITYYTAVLLCNCYRSPDPISGRRNYTYMEAIRACLGDKEVFLCGIIQYAILWGTMVGYTITAAMSMMVIKQSHCFHERGQNAPCKVSGLFYAVIYGLMEVVLSQFPNLEKIAALSYTAAATSFAYSVIGLYLCALEFFSHPKFRGSLYGVKVASRSISPTTKIWHFFQALGNIAFAYSYAMLLIEIQDTLKSPPAENKTMNKASIYGIGGTTIFYISLSCVGYVAFGDTTPGNILTGFKKPFWLIDIAHLALLIHLVAAYQVFAQPIFAFYEQRLATKWPNSDFFNRTYAVKIPFCKTKTIKFTLAKIFLRTIFVAFTTATAMIFPFFNAIVGLLGSMVFWPLTVYYPVAMYKSQAKIKRGQKKWIILQLISMISLLVSVLAIVGSVADIILHIKHAGLLKFEL, from the exons ATGGAGCATGCTGTGGATGATGGCCGCATTAGAACAG GTACTGTGTGGAGTGCAACAGCACATGTTATCACGGCCCTCGTCGGGTCTGGCATACTGACACTTCCGTGGAGCTTCGCTCAACTAGGCTGGATATTGGGTCCATTGATTCTAATTCTCTTCGCGGTCATCACCTACTACACTGCAGTTCTTCTCTGTAACTGTTACAGATCTCCGGACCCGATCAGCGGAAGGCGAAACTACACTTACATGGAAGCAATCAGAGCATGCCTAG GTGACAAAGAAGTATTTCTTTGTGGGATCATACAATATGCAATACTCTGGGGAACTATGGTGGGTTATACAATTACTGCTGCTATGAGCATGAT GGTCATCAAGCAGTCACATTGTTTCCACGAGAGAGGCCAAAATGCGCCATGCAAGGTCTCGGGACTCTTCTACGCTGTAATCTACGGTTTGATGGAAGTGGTATTATCTCAGTTTCCGAACTTGGAGAAAATTGCAGCTCTTTCATACACAGCTGCAGCGACGTCATTTGCGTACTCCGTAATCGGTTTATACCTATGCGCACTAGAATTTTTTTCTCATCCCAAGTTCCGAGGATCTTTATATGGAGTAAAGGTAGCGAGTCGTAGTATCTCGCCAACTACAAAGATCTGGCATTTCTTTCAAGCACTTGGGAACATTGCTTTCGCTTACTCTTACGCAATGCTTCTGATAGAGATACAG GATACTTTGAAGTCCCCACCAGCCGAAAATAAGACAATGAACAAAGCAAGCATATACGGGATTGGCGGGACGACAATATTCTACATTTCTCTCAGTTGCGTAGGATACGTGGCTTTTGGCGACACCACCCCCGGAAACATCCTCACAGGATTTAAAAAGCCCTTCTGGCTCATCGACATCGCACATTTGGCTCTCCTTATACATCTTGTTGCAGCATATCAG GTATTTGCGCAGCCAATCTTCGCGTTCTACGAGCAGCGGCTCGCGACAAAATGGCCCAACTCAGACTTCTTCAACAGAACATACGCCGTAAAGATTCCATTCTGCAAAACGAAGACGATAAAGTTCACGCTCGCCAAGATCTTTCTGCGAACAATCTTCGTGGCGTTTACAACCGCGACTGCGATGATCTTTCCGTTCTTCAACGCGATCGTCGGCTTGCTAGGCTCCATGGTCTTTTGGCCATTGACAGTGTACTACCCTGTGGCCATGTACAAATCTCAAGCAAAGATCAAGAGGGGACAGAAGAAGTGGATAATACTACAACTTATAAGCATGATCTCTCTGCTAGTTTCGGTTCTCGCTATTGTCGGATCAGTCGCGGATATCATACTCCACATCAAGCATGCTGGTCTCctcaaatttgaattgtaa